From the bacterium genome, the window AGTGGTGGTGGCAGCTGCGCGCGGCCGCGTGCAGGTCGTGGCCGGTACCGGATCGAATTCCACCTTGGAGGCCATCGAGCTCACTCGCCACGCCAAGGAAGCCGGCGCCGACGGCGCGCTCCTGATCTCTCCGTACTACAACAAGCCCACCCAGGAAGGCATTCTCCGACATTACGCGGCGATTGCCGCGGAAACAGCCTTCCCGCTGGTCGTCTACAACATTCCCGGGCGCACGGCGTCGAATATCCTGCCCGAAACCTTTGCCCGGCTTGCCGAAATCGAGCAGGTCGTGGCGGTCAAGGATTCTTGTGGAGACCTCAACCAGGTCGCCCACATGATCGCCGCGACACCGGATGATTTCAGCGTGCTCTCAGGCGACGATTGGGCCGCGCTTCCGATGATGACGTTGGGCGGATCGGGAGTCATCTCCACGGCGGCCAACGTGGCGCCTTCTGACATGGTAGAGCTGGTGCGAGCGCATCAGACAGGCGATCTCGAACGCGCCAGGGAAACCTTCTATCGCCTGCTGCCGCTCTTCGACGTGCTCTTCTGTGAGACGAATCCGATTCCGTTGAAGACGGCGCTCGCACTACGCGGGCTGTGCAGCGACGAGCTTCGCCTTCCGCTGACACCGATCACGCCACCGAATCGCGAACGCCTGCAGGTCGCCATGAAGGAATTCGGCCTCCTGTGAGTGGACGCGTTCTCGTCGTTGGCGCCCTTGGGCGGATGGGAGAGCGGGTGCGGGCTGCCCTCGAGGGGCATCCGGCACTTTCGCTACGTGCGGCGCTCGAGGCGCCGGGCCATCCCCGATTGGGCCAGGAAATCGCACCGGGCGTTTGCATCGAAGACGATGCCGGCGCCGCACTCGAGCGTTGCGATGTGGCAATCGTTTTCGCCAACCCGGCAGGTAGTCTCGACGTGGTACGGGCAGCCAGCGACCGTGGGGTTGCCTGCGTGGTGGGAACCACCGGATTCGATGCGAAGCAACGCGCTGAATTGGAAGCGCTGGCCGAGAAAGTTCCGATGGTCGTGGCTGCGAACTTCTCGGTCGCGGTGAACGTCCTCTTCCACCTGGCCCGGGAAGCAGCCCGTCTGCTCGGAGACGGCTTCGATGCGGAGATCGTCGAACTGCATCATTCCGCGAAGGTCGATGCACCGAGCGGTACGGCCCTGCGCCTGGGTGCCGCCGTGGCGGAAGGCCGCGCCGAGCGGCTCGCCGATCACCAGGTGCTCTCGCGCGAAGGCCTCACGGGCGCACGACCGACAGGCGCAATCGGTATCCAGACCCTGCGCGGCGGCGACAACCCGGGCGAACACACGCTCCACCTCGTCGGCCAGGGGGAGCGCCTCGAACTTGCCCATCGCTCCATGACCCGCGACCACTTCGCGCGCGGCGCGGTTCGTGCTGCGGCCTGGGTGAGTGAGCGCGGGCCTGGCCTCTACGACATGGAGCGGGTGTTGGGGCTCGGAGACGCGTGACCGAGCCGAGCTCGCCCCAGGGCCGGCTCGTTGCGGGCGTATCCCTGGAGGAGACAGAGCGGCTGGCCATCGCAGGCGGGAACGCTTTCCTGTTCACATCAGCCGCTCCCGGCCGGGAACTGAACGAGGATGCAGCCGGCATGTTCCCACTCGGGTCGGGCGGCATTCTCGCAGTTGCCGACGGGGTCGGTGGGCATCCAGCCGGCGAGAGCGCTTCGCGCAAGGTGCTCGAATGTCTGTGGGATGCACTGCTCGCGGCGGATCCGACGGCAGACAGCCTGCGCACTCCGATCCTCGATGGCATCGAAGCCGCGAATCGGGAGCTCACCCTCGGCGGCACCGGCGCGGCCACCACCCTGGCGGTGGTTGAGGTGCGCGGGCGGGAGCTGCGTACGTTTCACGTCGGAGATGCGGCCATCCTGTTGGTGGGCCAACGCGGGCGCATCAAGCTCCAGACTGTGGCCCATTCGCCGGTCGGCTACGCACAGGAGGCCGGCCTGCTCGACGAGCGAGAGGCACTCCAACACGACGAGCGGCACTTGATCTCGAATGCAGTGGGCACGACCGACATGCGCATCGAAGTCGGCAGCGCGGTGACGATGGCTCCCCGCGACACCCTGCTCCTCGCAACGGATGGAGTGCTCGACAACCTGAGACAGCAGGAGATCGTAGACGCCATCCGAACCGGGCCGCTGGAGCAAGGCGTAGAAACGATTCGTACGACGTGCCGAAAGCGGATGCTCGGCGAACACGGCGGCCCATCCAAGCCCGACGACGCCACCCTGGTCGTCTTCCGCCCCTAGGAAAGTCAACGAGCGGGGACGGGGTTTACAATTGACTTGATTGGCGGCTCCGCTGCCAATCAAGTCAATTGTAAACCCCGTCCCCGCTCGTTGACTTCCTAGCTACGAGAAGGATCCCGCTTTCGCTTCTCGCCGGCCGCACCAGGGGCAGTGGCGCCAATGTGCCTTGGAGACAGGCCAGCGGCAGCGCGGACAGCGGTCCGGAAGATCCGGGTGGGACCAGGGCCGCTTGGGCTTCTGCTTGCACTCGGGGCAGTAGCGCATGAAGAGGCGCAGCTCCCCGCCGCAGCCCCGCCTCGGGCAGGCACGTTCGGCGCATGCATCGGGCCGCGGATCTCGGCCGTTTCCTTCCAAGCGGCCGGGGTAGCACCAGGGGCAGGCGGTCCATTCGGCCCGGACACCTCGTTCGCACTCGGGGCAGACGAGCGGATAGCGGGTGATTTCGCGGAACGAGTTGTCGGGGCTTCCGCACCAGGGACACCAGGCCATCGCCTCCGCGATCGGTCCGTCGCAGCGATGGCAGCGATAGCGCATGCCGAGGGCCGCGCCGTGGCGGCGGCGGAAGTGCTCGGCTTCGATCACCATCGGCGAACGCAGCTGGGTCTGCGTCCGTCGCCGTTTTCGCTGCCGGGGTGCGGAGGCCAGCTCGGCCCGGTCGAATGCTCGTTCAAGGGCGCCATGGAAGGTCATGGCATCCGGGTAGCGA encodes:
- a CDS encoding 4-hydroxy-tetrahydrodipicolinate synthase — protein: MFEGVLTALVTPFRDGAVDERALQELVEIQIAAGVNGLVPCGSTGESATLSHGEHRRVIEVVVAAARGRVQVVAGTGSNSTLEAIELTRHAKEAGADGALLISPYYNKPTQEGILRHYAAIAAETAFPLVVYNIPGRTASNILPETFARLAEIEQVVAVKDSCGDLNQVAHMIAATPDDFSVLSGDDWAALPMMTLGGSGVISTAANVAPSDMVELVRAHQTGDLERARETFYRLLPLFDVLFCETNPIPLKTALALRGLCSDELRLPLTPITPPNRERLQVAMKEFGLL
- a CDS encoding 4-hydroxy-tetrahydrodipicolinate reductase → MGERVRAALEGHPALSLRAALEAPGHPRLGQEIAPGVCIEDDAGAALERCDVAIVFANPAGSLDVVRAASDRGVACVVGTTGFDAKQRAELEALAEKVPMVVAANFSVAVNVLFHLAREAARLLGDGFDAEIVELHHSAKVDAPSGTALRLGAAVAEGRAERLADHQVLSREGLTGARPTGAIGIQTLRGGDNPGEHTLHLVGQGERLELAHRSMTRDHFARGAVRAAAWVSERGPGLYDMERVLGLGDA
- a CDS encoding serine/threonine-protein phosphatase, which translates into the protein MTEPSSPQGRLVAGVSLEETERLAIAGGNAFLFTSAAPGRELNEDAAGMFPLGSGGILAVADGVGGHPAGESASRKVLECLWDALLAADPTADSLRTPILDGIEAANRELTLGGTGAATTLAVVEVRGRELRTFHVGDAAILLVGQRGRIKLQTVAHSPVGYAQEAGLLDEREALQHDERHLISNAVGTTDMRIEVGSAVTMAPRDTLLLATDGVLDNLRQQEIVDAIRTGPLEQGVETIRTTCRKRMLGEHGGPSKPDDATLVVFRP